The Vicia villosa cultivar HV-30 ecotype Madison, WI linkage group LG1, Vvil1.0, whole genome shotgun sequence genome includes a region encoding these proteins:
- the LOC131594286 gene encoding uncharacterized protein LOC131594286, protein MKPAGLIAQSLDRWGVKLSHDQAYRAKRRAMDMLQGADQQKGLIPEIQSVSAHVEQHICVKHLYGNWKKKNPGLEFKEVMWSAARATTVPSWERAMLNMKGMKETAWKEMVDVSATYWSQSHFKTYSKCDLQVNNMCEAFNRAILEYRDKPIITLLEGIKHYLTKRIAKMKELMNSYNGDICPRIQLVLEKNKRNAAHWTHTWHGDDNMAIYGVANGIDTYVVNLKQETCACRKWDLTGIPCSHYITCIWQNKKKPEDYVSEYYRKDSFKSIYSHIIYPTKCPQLWPLDNQSTMNPPIMRMAIGRPKKMRNKANDEPRLKHGHNKRSCKGKTAADRAIPKGGNKKKIACGQKKKTKPNEVEIENSSQAPMATQPSQQ, encoded by the exons ATGAAGCCAGCAGGATTGATTGCCCAATCTCTTGATAGATGGGGAGTGAAGTTGTCACATGATCAGGCTTATAGAGCTAAAAGGAGGGCCATGGATATGTTACAAGGGGCTG ACCAACAAAAG GGATTAATACCAGAAATTCAAAGTGTGAGTGCTCATGTTGAGCAACACATATGTGTGAAGCATCTATATGGGAATTGGAAGAAGAAGAATCCTGGTCTTGAATTCAAAGAAGTTATGTGGAGTGCAGCACGAGCTACAACTGTACCATCATGGGAAAGGGCGATGTTAAATATGAAAGGCATGAAAGAAACTGCATGGAAGGAAATGGTGGATGTCTCTGCAACTTATTGGAGTCAGTCTCACTTCAAAACCTATTCCAAATGTGACCTTCAGGTAAACAACATGTGCGAAGCTTTTAATAGGGCTATTCTAGAATATAGGGATAAGCCAATAATCACTCTTTTGGAAGGGATTAAGCATTACCTTACTAAGAGGATAGCTAAGATGAAAGAGCTAATGAATAGCTACAATGGTGATATATGTCCTAGAATACAATTGGTGCTAGAAAAAAACAAGAGGAATGCAGCACATTGGACTCACACATGGCATGGTGATGATAACATGGCCATATATGGTGTCGCTAATGGAATTGACACATATGTAGTTAACCTCAAGCAAGAGACTTGTGCATGTAGGAAATGGGATTTAACCGGCATCCCTTGTAGCCATTATATCACATGTATTTggcaaaacaagaaaaaacctGAAGACTATGTATCTGAATATTACAG GAAGGACAGTTTCAAGAGCATCTACTCACACATCATTTACCCTACTAAATGCCCACAATTGTGGCCTTTGGATAACCAGTCCACTATGAATCCACCAATTATGAGAATGGCCATAGGTCGTCCCAAGAAAATGAGGAACAAAGCTAATGATGAACCAAGACTAAAGCAT ggacACAACAAAAGAAGCTGCAAAGGCAAGACAGCTGCTGATAGAGCCATCCCAAAAGGTGGAAACAAGAAGAAGATTGCTTGTGGacagaagaagaaaacaaagccaaaTGAAGTTGAGATTGAAAACTCATCCCAAGCACCAATGGCTACACAACCATCTCAGCAGTAG